The sequence GATGATGGATCTCCTCCTCACTGTAGTCCTCTTCACGCTGGGCATCGTCCTGATCGTCAAGGGTGGCGACGCCTTTGTGGATGCTGCCGCCTGGATGGCGGAGGTCTCCGGCATCCCCAAGCTGATTGTGGGCGCCACGGTGGTAAGCTTTGCCACCACCCTGCCCGAGCTTCTGGTGTCCTCCATGGCGGCCTTTGACGGCAAGGTGGATATGGCCATCGGCAACGCCGTGGGCAGTGTCACCGCCAATCTGGCCCTGATCATGGGCATCGCCCTGGTCTGCCTGCCCTCGGCCATCCGGCGGCGGGACTACCTGCTCAAGGCCGTTCTCATGCTGGGGGCCTCCCTCTATCTGGTGCTGGCCTCCTCCGGCGGCAGCCTGTCCTTCCAGTCGGGGATCGCCCTGCTGGTCATCTTCGTTATCGCCATGTGGGACAACATCCGCTCTGCGCTGCGCTCCATGCGTGAGGAGCAGACGGCGGCCGGACGGGGCGGGCACCCCCGGCCCATGGGCCATGAGGTGCGCCGCAATCTTCTCAAATTTCTTCTGGGGGCGGCCGGCATCGTCATCGGGGCTCAGCTCCTAGTGGACC is a genomic window of Intestinimonas massiliensis (ex Afouda et al. 2020) containing:
- a CDS encoding calcium/sodium antiporter; this translates as MMDLLLTVVLFTLGIVLIVKGGDAFVDAAAWMAEVSGIPKLIVGATVVSFATTLPELLVSSMAAFDGKVDMAIGNAVGSVTANLALIMGIALVCLPSAIRRRDYLLKAVLMLGASLYLVLASSGGSLSFQSGIALLVIFVIAMWDNIRSALRSMREEQTAAGRGGHPRPMGHEVRRNLLKFLLGAAGIVIGAQLLVDHGGNLARLIGVPERIIGVTLIAVGTSLPELVTTLTAIAKKQASLSAGNIIGANIIDLTLILPICSLISGGALPVSAQALAIDLPACLLVGCIAMVPSLVTGRFQRWQGGVLLLSYVVYLVITCSGAAVS